Proteins from one Podospora pseudoanserina strain CBS 124.78 chromosome 1, whole genome shotgun sequence genomic window:
- the SMC5 gene encoding Structural maintenance of chromosomes protein 5 (BUSCO:EOG0926071Q; EggNog:ENOG503NUF3; COG:B; COG:D; COG:L): MAPTTLLKRAAPDDADDYSFLRRRRGDGPRAYHDNDTTANESASTFQPGAIVRVKLRNFVTYSEAQFFLGPNLNMVIGPNGTGKSSLVCAICLGLGYPPNVLGRASTFGDFVKHGNDEAELEVELQRKPEDAENYVIGLVIRREDNSRKFTINGSRSTLKDVQKLMRSLRIQIDNLCQFLPQDKVAEFAGLTPVELLEKTLHAAAPQDMIVWQQELKQGFKEQKEVQSITDKTREDVKRMEDKQRLLQADVDKLRERKAIQEALIKLKQLRLIAQYQEAREHFNDARMRKKESQRAYKRLERSVAPALEAVNRKQDYSRKVRGVVTLRRRELEQAVAEADKALGPVESASGKMTQIENAIRTEEDNFKDKRKRMGALRKEITDLKAKYAQEPKEFKAGEWNLQIRELDHQKREKQQKALDLVPERDAIKTEGYGLRQQKMALVQELEALDSQEGQLLNQLKNMNPDAAAGWAWLKDNQGRFEKEVFGPPMLTCSVKDKRYKDLVQSMLQGSDFFCFTTQTRADHKKLSDQLYGTLGLSVTVRTCFSSLDSFKPPMPKEQLSRYGFDGYVLDFLDGPAPVLAMLCTEKRLHQSALSLNEISDDQFEQIQKDELINYFSAGRKFYRIMRRREYGPGAVSTRVTGFSEGRFWTDQPVDGSEKLEIRRKIEEIDGKTDELLTKLKEVAEKHKTLTAEIKELEEKKSGLMAQKNQLQAEFTHWNGLPDKIDAKEKVQERTQKELDEAKARRVDLMRQLDDATVDMSKAVIKHFETLGAIRKTRQKLLEAQVWELEAESDVKCLKDKNAEITARLEDEKAKVEQAKKDVEEFRQTAGEAQDKVSEFLNDENRVALLAAARDRTVAEFEGSITAEQAKLEMIEAGNPQALEEYELYAQKIEQIRHAAENQETRLAQLNARIEEIQSQWEPRLDELVGQINDAFSYNFEQISCAGEVGVHKDADFDKWAIDIKVRFRQGETLQRLDQHRQSGGERAVSTIFYLMALQALAQAPFRVVDEINQGMDPRNERMVHERMVEVACREHTSQYFLITPKLLSELRYDPRMMVHVIVSGERVDETSTTKMNFGKFVQIQKRLKAQAGRW, encoded by the exons ATGGCGCCAACGACCTTGCTGAAAAGAGCCGCCCCAGATGATGCCGACGACTACAGCTTCCTACGACGAAGACGGGGAGATGGGCCACGGGCTTATCACGATAATGACACTACCGCGAACGAATCAGCAAGTACATTCCAACCGGGTGCAATTGTGCGAGTGAAATTACGCAACTTCGTTACCTATTCCGAAGCCCAATTCTTTCTCGGACCTAACCTGAATATGGTTATTGGGCCAAACGGCACAGGGAAAAGTTCGCTGGTCTGTGCCATTTGCTTGGGACTTGGTTATCCGCCGAACGTACTGGGGAGGGCGAGTACTTTTGGCGACTTCGTCAAGCACGGCAACGATGAGGCGGAACTCGAGGTTGAGCTACAGCGGAAGCCTGAAGATGCCGAGAACTACGTCATTGGGCTTGTCATCAGGCGTGAGGATAATAGTCGGAAGTTCACTATCAACGGAAGCCGTTCCACCCTCAAGGATGTTCAGAAGCTTATGCGGAGCCTTCGTATCCAGATCGACAACCTATGTCAGTTCCTACCACAGGACAAGGTGGCGGAGTTTGCTGGGTTGACTCCGGTAgagctgttggagaagacTCTGCATGCCGCCGCGCCACAGGACATGATTGTGTGGCAGCAGGAATTGAAACAGGGATTCAAGGAGCAAAAGGAAGTGCAATCCATCACGGACAAGACTCGCGAGGACGtcaagaggatggaggacaaACAGCGGCTTCTGCAGGCGGATGTCGACAAACTTCGTGAGAGAAAGGCTATCCAGGAAGCGCTGATCAAACTGAAGCAACTTCGACTGATCGCTCAATATCAGGAGGCCAGGGAACACTTTAACGATGCCAGAATGCGTAAGAAAGAGTCACAGCGCGCCTATAAGAGGCTCGAAAGAAGCGTCGCGCCTGCCCTCGAAGCCGTCAATAGAAAGCAGGATTATTCTCGCAAAGTTAGAGGCGTCGTAACTCTTCGGCGACGAGAATTGGAGCAGGCTGTAGCCGAGGCCGACAAAGCGCTGGGTCCGGTGGAATCAGCAAGTGGGAAAATGACGCAGATCGAAAACGCGATTCGGACGGAGGAAGACAATTTCAAGGACAAGAGGAAGCGGATGGGTGCtttgaggaaggagatcaCCGATCTGAAGGCAAAGTACGCACAAGAGCCCAAGGAATTCAAGGCTGGTGAATGGAACCTCCAGATT CGAGAGCTAGACCACCAGAAGCGCgagaagcagcagaaggCCTTGGATCTTGTCCCAGAACGTGACGCTATCAAGACGGAGGGATATGGTTTGAGGCAGCAGAAGATGGCATTGGTGCAGGAACTGGAGGCCCTGGACTCGCAAGAGGGCCAACTTCTCAACCAGCTCAAGAACATGAACCCTGATGCAGCAGCGGGCTGGGCCTGGCTCAAAGACAACCAAGGAAGGTTCGAAAAAGAAGTCTTTGGGCCTCCCATGCTAACGTGCTCCGTTAAAGACAAGCGCTACAAGGACTTGGTCCAGTCCATGCTCCAGGGATCtgatttcttttgtttcaCGACACAGACCAGAGCGGACCACAAAAAGCTGAGCGACCAGCTGTATGGGACTTTGGGCCTTTCCGTTACTGTTCGGACTTGCTTTAGCTCATTGGATTCCTTCAAGCCACCTATGCCTAAGGAGCAGCTTTCACGGTATGGCTTCGATGGCTATGTTCTCGATTTCCTCGACGGACCCGCTCCCGTGCTGGCCATGCTTTGCACAGAGAAAAGACTACATCAGTCTGCCCTTAGCTTGAACGAGATTTCCGATGACCAGTTCGAGCAAATCCAAAAGGACGAGCTCATCAACTACTTTTCTGCTGGTCGCAAGTTTTATCGTATCATGCGCCGGAGAGAGTATGGGCCGGGGGCGGTCTCTACGCGCGTCACTGGGTTCAGCGAGGGCCGGTTCTGGACAGACCAGCCGGTTGACGGTTCTGAAAAGCTCGAAATCAGACGCAAGATCGAGGAGATCGATGGAAAGACTGATGAGTTGCTGACAAAGTTGAAAGAAGTGGCCGAGAAGCACAAAACACTCACAGCGGAGATCAAGGAacttgaggagaagaag AGCGGTTTAATGGCGCAGAAGAACCAATTGCAAGCCGAGTTTACGCACTGGAACGGCCTGCCGGACAAGATAG ATGCCAAAGAAAAGGTCCAAGAACGCACCCAGAAGGAGCTTGACGAGGCCAAAGCTCGCAGGGTGGATCTTATGAGGCAACTCGACGATGCCACCGTGGACATGTCCAAGGCCGTCATCAAACACTTCGAAACGCTTGGTGCTATCCGTAAAACGCGACAAAAACTCCTCGAAGCCCAAGtctgggagctggaggccgAATCGGATGTCAAGTGCCTCAAAGATAAGAACGCCGAGATCACAGCCAGACTAGAAGACGAGAAAGCAAAGGTGGAACAGGCTAAAAAGGATGTCGAGGAGTTTAGACAAACTGCcggagaagctcaagacaAGGTCAGCGAGTTCTTGAACGATGAGAACAGGGTGGCCCTTCTGGCAGCTGCTCGGGACAGGACAgtggccgagtttgagggaTCAATCACGGCAGAGCAGGCGAAGCTGGAGATGATCGAAGCGGGTAACCCCCAGGCGCTGGAAGAGTACGAGCTTTACGCCCAAAAGATCGAACAGATTCGCCATGCTGCAGAAAACCAGGAGACAAGGCTGGCCCAGCTCAACGCCAGAATCGAGGAGATCCAGAGCCAATGGGAGCCCCGCCTGGACGAGCTCGTCGGACAGATTAATGATGCTTTTAGCTATAACTTTGAGCAAATCAGCTGTGCCGGCGAAGTTGGTGTCCACAAAGACGCGGATTTTGACAAGTGGGCTATCGATATCAAGGTCAGATTCCGTCAGGGGGAGACACTTCAGCGGCTCGACCAGCACAGACAGTCTGGTGGTGAGCGTGCCGTGTCAACCATTTTCTACCTGATGGCTTTGCAGGCTCTGGCTCAGGCGCCATTCCGGGTGGTGGACGAGATCAACCAGGGTATGGACCCGCGCAACGAGCGTATGGTTCacgagaggatggtggaggttgcGTGCCGAGAGCATACAAGTCAGTATTTCCTCATCACACCCAAGCTGTTGTCGGAGCTCCGGTACGATCCTAGGATGATGGTTCACGTCATTGTCAGTGGAGAGCGGGTGGATGAGACGAGCACGACGAAGATGAACTTCGGCAAGTTTGTACAGATACAGAAGAGGCTGAAGGCACAGgcagggaggtggtga
- a CDS encoding hypothetical protein (EggNog:ENOG503P88E), with the protein MGAVVSCIQSALRTIGRTIMAIINGIGNIIMAIVNGIINFLGIIVGFLTCNTCGGRRRHGGTTTRKSRGFGRRRHGTTAAI; encoded by the exons ATGGGCGCCGTCGTCTCTTGC ATCCAGAGTGCTCTCCGCACCATCGGCCGCACTATcatggccatcatcaacggcatcggcaacatcatcatggccatcgtcaacggcatcatcaacttcctcggcatcatcgTCGGCTTCCTCACCTGCAACACCTGCGGCGGTCGCCGTCGCCACggtggcaccaccacccgcaagAGcagagggtttgggaggaggagacatgGGACTACTGCTGCCATTTAA
- the rad16 gene encoding DNA repair protein RAD16 (COG:L; BUSCO:EOG09260AZK; EggNog:ENOG503NWVW), with product MSSASTPQPVQPVKLSLPLVYQQKLFEELRKEDELVVLARGLGLMRLITNLLHSYDAAGNNLIVIVNAEDRENAWIGEALAEHAAISMSPKARGLAVVNTDYTSVGAREKMYAGGGIFSVTSRILVVDMLTGLLNPETITGMLVLHADKAVATSLEAFIIRIYRQKNKVGFLKAFSDNPDPFTTGFSPLATMMRNLFLRKASLWPRFHVHVAQALEGKKKAEVIELEVPMTNAMREIQVAIMECVEVSIHELKKGNTGLEMEDWNLDSALLKNFDVLVRRQLDPNWHRVSWKTKQIVGDLTVLRGMLHSVLALDAVSFLQQLDTIHAAHSPPPGSTRQTQSPWLFLDAAQTIFDTAKKRVYASTQKAKADSSIDSLQPVLEEQPKWSVLADVLEEIDRDLFFEQQARDDSNGTILIMCSDTNTCRQLRDYLQTMHVKPRTAKRIEEVYDPEEDKPSAAYMMRKKLRNYLKWKREFAQVSATLFAENQKALSGAVDPRLAQSKSRAPSNKRRRVRGGGAVGSGSSRLENGSIPQYFEKPNEVAELMGQIDITEAEANQKDDLVMADPLEDMDDYYQLYDMQDLVVIHAYDGDQDEHVLEEVKPKYIIMYEPDASFIRRVEVYRSSHNDRNVRVYFLYYGGSVEEQRYLSTVRREKDNFTKLIKERASMSLVMTVDSSTEDPQEAFLRTINTRIAGGGKLSTATAEPPRVVVDVREFRSSLPSLLHGRSMVIVPCMLTVGDYILSPNICIERKSVSDLISSFSNGRLYSQCETMFQHYQNPMLLIEFDQNKSFTLEPFADLSGSISSLHSANAGEKDLQSKIVLLTLAFPKLRIIWSSSPYETAEIFERLKSQEKEPDPIAAVRAGLNDGDDVEGSQQGQGAAFNPEPGEMLAAVPGVTPKNIGNITAKMENIKEVANATVEELSALVGKEAGRQIERFFGRDLLEDS from the exons ATGTCTTCTGCCAGCACCCCCCAGCCTGTGCAGCCTGTGAAGCTCTCACTGCCCTTA GTATACCAGCAGAAGCTGTTTGAGGAGCTCCGCAAAGAAGATGAACTGGTGGTTCTGGCCCGAGGTCTCGGTCTCATGCGCCTTATCACGAACCTCCTTCACTCCTATGATGCTGCAGGAAACAACCTGATTGTCATCGTCAATGCCGAAGACAGGGAAAATGCCTGGATCGGTGAAGCGCTCGCCGAGCATGCCGCCATCAGTATGTCACCCAAGGCCAGGGGCCTCGCCGTGGTCAACACCGACTACACGAGCGTGGGTGCTCGAGAGAAGATGtatgctggtggtggtattttCAGCGTCACATCACGTATCTTGGTCGTCGATATGTTGACCGGTCTCCTAAATCCGGAAACCATCACCGGCATGCTCGTTCTTCACGCCGACAAGGCTGTTGCCACTTCGTTAGAGGCCTTCATCATCAGGATATACCGCCAAAAGAACAAGGTCGGCTTTCTAAAGGCGTTCTCCGACAACCCAGACCCATTCACGACCGGCTTTTCGCCCTTGGCTACCATGATGAGGAACTTGTTTTTACGCAAAGCATCTTTGTGGCCACGTTTTCATGTCCACGTCGCGCAGGCACtcgaggggaagaagaaagccGAGGTCATTGAGTTGGAGGTGCCAATGACCAACGCAATGCGTGAGATTCAGGTGGCCATCATGGAATGTGTCGAAGTCAGTATTCATGAGCTGAAGAAGGGCAACACGGGGCTTGAGATGGAAGACTGGAACCTCGACAGCGCTCTTCTCAAGAACTTTGATGTTCTTGTCCGCAGACAGCTCGATCCTAATTGGCACCGGGTCAGCTGGAAAACAAAGCAGATTGTGGGCGATTTGACTGTACTCAGGGGTATGCTGCACTCGGTCTTGGCCCTCGATGCGGTCTCTTTTCTTCAGCAGCTCGATACCATTCATGCTGCTCACTCGCCACCCCCTGGATCGACAAGACAGACCCAGTCTCCGTGGCTCTTTCTCGATGCAGCCCAGACCATCTTTGACACTGCCAAGAAGAGGGTTTATGCCAGCACCCAGAAAGCGAAGGCAGACTCCAGCATTGATTCTCTGCAACCTGTACTCGAAGAACAGCCAAAGTGGTCAGTATTGGCCGATGTGCTAGAAGAGATAGACCGTGACCTTTTCTTTGAGCAGCAGGCCCGTGACGATTCCAACGGCACCATTCTAATCATGTGCTCGGACACGAACACATGCCGCCAGCTCCGCGACTATCTTCAGACCATGCACGTCAAGCCGAGGACTGCGAAGCGCATTGAGGAGGTCTACGATCCAGAAGAGGACAAGCCTTCAGCCGCCTACATGATGCGCAAGAAGCTGCGCAACTATCTCAAGTGGAAGAGGGAGTTTGCCCAGGTCAGCGCCACGCTGTTCGCGGAGAATCAAAAGGCGCTTAGTGGTGCCGTTGACCCCCGTCTTGCGCAGTCCAAAAGCCGGGCACCATCCAACAAGAGACGTCGGGTCCGCGGTGGTGGAGCGGTAGGCTCTGGCTCGAGCCGTCTAGAGAATGGCAGCATCCCGCAGTACTTTGAGAAGCCTAATGAGGTCGCCGAGCTGATGGGGCAGATTGACATTACCGAAGCGGAAGCCAACCAGAAAGATGACCTCGTCATGGCTGACCCGTTGGAAGACATGGACGACTACTATCAACTCTATGACATGCAAgatctcgtcgtcatccACGCCTACGACGGCGATCAGGACGAGCACGTGCTGGAAGAAGTCAAACCCAAGTACATCATCATGTACGAACCCGACGCCTCCTTCATCCGCCGAGTGGAAGTCTACCGCTCCAGCCACAACGATCGAAACGTCAGGGTCTACTTCCTCTACTACGGCGGCTCGGTCGAAGAACAACGCTACCTCTCCACCGTCCGCCGAGAGAAAGACAACTTCACCAAACTCATCAAAGAGCGCGCCTCCATGTCCCTGGTAATGACAGTCGACTCCTCCACCGAAGACCCCCAAGAAGCCTTCCTCCGCACAATCAACACCCGTATCGCCGGCGGCGGGAAgctctccaccgccaccgctgAGCCGCCCCGAGTGGTGGTCGACGTTCGTGAATTCCGCTCTTCTTTGCCGTCCCTGCTCCACGGCCGGTCGATGGTCATCGTGCCGTGCATGTTGACAGTAGGAGATtacatcctctcccccaacatcTGCATAGAACGAAAATCCGTCTCGGatctcatctcctccttctccaacggAAGGCTCTACTCGCAATGCGAGACCATGTTCCAACACTACCAAAACCCTATGCTGCTCATCGAATTCGACCAAAACAAATCCTTCACCCTCGAACCATTCGCCGACCTGTCAGGAagcatctcctccctccactcGGCCAACGCAGGCGAGAAGGACCTCCAGTCCAAGATTGTGTTGTTGACGTTGGCCTTCCCCAAGCTAAGAATAATCTGGAGCTCAAGCCCGTACGAAACAGCAGAGATTTTCGAACGGCTAAAGAGTCAAGAGAAGGAGCCTGATCCGATTGCCGCGGTCAGGGCAGGGTTGAATGAcggggatgatgtcgaggggAGCCAGCAGGGGCAAGGGGCGGCTTTCAACCCGGAGCCGGGGGAGATGCTGGCCGCTGTGCCCGGGGTCACGCCGAAGAATATTGGGAATATTAcggccaagatggagaaTATAAAGGAGGTTGCGAACGCGACGGTTGAGGAGCTGAGTGCGCTtgttgggaaggaggcggGCAGGCAGATAGAGAGGTTCTTTGGGAGGGATTTGTTGGAGGATAGTTAA
- a CDS encoding hypothetical protein (EggNog:ENOG503PXS0), whose product MSESNKKFSIQPIDEQEQDKGTFQKLSEETKKVLEAHSANPGPVISDNFNAQEEGTKEERHEKAKDLNN is encoded by the exons atgtCTGAGTCCAACAAGAAGTTCTCCATCCAGCCCATCGATGAGCAGGAGCAAGATAAG GGcaccttccagaagctcAGCGAGGAGACCAAGAAAGTCCTAGAAGCTCACTCGGCCAACCCTGGACCTGTCATCAGTGATAACTTCAATgctcaggaggaggggaccaaggaggagcgtCATGAGAAGGCAAAGGACCTCAACAACTGA
- a CDS encoding hypothetical protein (BUSCO:EOG09264U78; EggNog:ENOG503NWMY; COG:T; COG:Z), producing the protein MPSILNDDDKETVKRHVPKQTNKIHAVAIARLYVAYPNRSKWTYTGLQGAVVLANDLVGNTYWLKMVDISPGNRGVIWDQEIFDTWSYNQDRVFFHTFELEECLAGLSFVDEKEAKQFLKKMNDREKNASKATLKTPFGGSAQAAPHKHHHGLLGGLFGHRHSSAPTPPESPRAPAASTRDNRSGSVNGYNAPPVLAPARSAFATLDAFDPLWREHFGDDLKAQGLTDDFIQDNQDFIIDFLKEQQASQASQPVSAPPPPPPPVNGSGAGLRAPPPPPPPAGRPEAPSAPPAPPAPRRGAAPPPPPAPRRSANKLDAPAEREPTPPREDTPPLPSRPKFAVPPPIAEAGKFARIEPVRSVPAPPAPGPPPPPRPPKTPIEDGEPSHRHAVPPPFAGQRSVPPPPPSRGTVPPAPPSRNAAPVHAPPPPLPPKAPASSAPPLPPMNSRPPPSLPLPLCHHPTRLLHHRFQLRMRPRLLLYLPHTHSPSTLAFVTRTPSPPLLPASSAPRHHPSPIGRCSSPPPPPLPSRTRNGRYSPPPPPSASSGRRYPPPPPPPPPPPPNRDSGYSSSVPAAPALSSGDPGRGALLDGIRGAGGIKALKKVDRSQIRDRSGAQVPGNDTGPHGSGLPPAGVGAAAAGGAAGGGMADALALALEKRKNKVSKSDDEDDGDDWD; encoded by the exons ATGCCCTCAATCTTGaatgacgacgacaaggagaCCGTCAAGCGCCATGTGCCCAAGCAAACCAACAAAATCCACGCCGTTGCCATTGCTCGCCTCTACGTAGCGTATCCCAATCGGTCGAAATGGACATACACGGGGTTACAGGGTGCTGTGGTGCTGGCGAACGACCTGGTCGGCAACACGTActggttgaagatggtggacATCTCG CCCGGAAACCGAGGTGTCATTTGGGACCAAGAGATATTCGACACATGGAGTTACAACCAAGACCGTGTCTTTTTTCATACGTTTGAGTTGGAAGAGTGTTTGGCGGGGCTGTCCTTTGtggacgagaaggaggccaaacagttcttgaagaagatgaatGACCGGGAGAAGAACGCGAGCAAGGCCACGCTGAAGACACCGTTTGGAGGCTCGGCGCAAGCTGCCCCGCACAAGCATCACCATGGTCTGCTTGGGGGTCTCTTCGGTCACCGTCACTCGTCCGCTCCCACTCCACCCGAATCGCCACGTGCCCCTGCCGCTTCGACGCGAGATAACAGATCCGGGAGCGTCAACGGGTACAATGCGCCGCCTGTTTTGGCACCGGCCCGCTCTGCCTTTGCTACACTGGACGCCTTCGACCCGCTATGGAGAGAACATTTCGGAGACGATTTGAAGGCACAGGGTCTTACCGACGACTTTATCCAGGACAACCAGGACTTCATCATTGATTTCCTCAAGGAACAGCAGGCAAGCCAGGCCAGTCAACCAGTCtcggcaccccctcccccaccacctccagtcAATGGATCAGGGGCAGGACTGAgggcgcctcctccgccacctcctccggcagGGCGCCCCGAGGCCCCCTCGGCACCACCAGCGCCCCCGGCCCCGAGAAGAGGAGCagcgccacctcccccgccggcTCCGAGAAGGTCAGCCAATAAACTGGATGCGCCAGCCGAGCGCgagccaacaccaccgcgaGAAgacaccccccctcttccctcccgaCCAAAATTCGCTGTTCCCCCGCCCATCGCGGAGGCTGGCAAGTTTGCGCGTATCGAGCCGGTTCGATCTGTACCGGCACCTCCAGCTCCCGgacccccaccgccgcctcggccACCAAAGACACCGATCGAAGATGGCGAACCGTCACACCGACATGCCGTCCCTCCACCCTTTGCTGGACAGCGGAgcgttcctcctcctcccccgagtCGCGGCACTGTGCCTCCCGCTCCACCGTCGAGAAATGCGGCACCAGTGCACgccccgcctccacctctgCCTCCCAAGGCCCCGGCTTCGAGCgcgcctcctcttccaccgaTGAACTctcgaccacctccttcATTGCCG CTCCCCCTTTGCCATCATCCAAcgcgcctcctccaccaccgcttcCAGCTTCGAATGcgcccccgcctcctcctctacctTCCTCACACgcactccccctccacccttGCCTTCGTCACacgcaccccctcccctcctcttcttccggcATCCAGCGCACCCCggcaccacccctcccccatcggGCGGtgctcctccccaccaccacctcccctcccctccaggACCAGGAATGGGCGGtattcccccccacctcccccctccgcctcctccggcaggaggtatcccccccctcctcctcctccgcctcctcccccccccaaccgaGACTCGGGGTACTCGTCCAGCGTGCCCGCCGCACCCGCCCTTTCCTCTGGCGATCCAGGACGTGGCGCCTTGTTGGATGGTATTCGTGGTGCTGGCGGTATTAAGGCACTCAAAAAAGTGGATCGGAGCCAGATTCGGGATCGATCTGGAGCCCAAGTTCCCGGGAATGATACGGGCCCTCATGGGAGTGGTCTTCCGCCTGCGGGAGtcggggctgctgctgctgggggtgcggcaggtggtgggatggctGATGCTTTGGCGCTAGCGTtggaaaagaggaagaacaAAGTTAGCAAGAGTG atgatgaggatgacggggaTGACTGGGATTAA